In Aegilops tauschii subsp. strangulata cultivar AL8/78 chromosome 3, Aet v6.0, whole genome shotgun sequence, one genomic interval encodes:
- the LOC109760423 gene encoding protein DETOXIFICATION 14: MAEAPLLPWKDQEATGYWRSEARKLAYLALPMVAVSLSQYAVQVSSNMMVGHLPGVLPLSSAAIATSLASVSGFSLLTGMASALETLCGQAYGARQYHTLGLHMYTAIVTLLVACVPLSLLWAFMGNLLVLIGQDPLIAHGAGRYIVWLIPGLFANAVIQPITKFLQSQSLIMPLLLSSVATLALHVPLCWVMVFRTGMGYTGAALAISVSYWLNVAMLVAHIVMSSSCKETRTPPTIKAFRGVGVFLRLALPSALMICLEWWSFELLILMSGLLPNPELQTSVLSICLTSVTLLFTIPSGLGAAGSTRVANELGAGNPEGARSAVRVVMSVAVTEAVVVSGTLLLSRRLLGRAYSSEEEVASAVAVMVPLVCITVVTDGLQGVLSGVARGCGWQHVGAYVNLGSFYLLGIPMAMLLGFVLKMGEKGLWMGVVCGSISQTTLLSAITFFTDWQKMADKARERSLSEKATESESRSLLE; the protein is encoded by the exons ATGGCGGAGGCGCCTCTGCTGCCGTGGAAGGACCAGGAGGCGACGGGGTACTGGCGGAGCGAGGCCAGGAAGCTGGCGTACCTGGCGCTGCCGATGGTGGCCGTGAGCCTGTCGCAGTACGCCGTGCAGGTGTCCTCCAACATGATGGTCGGCCACCTCCCCGGCGTCCTCCCGCTCTCCTCTGCTGCCATCGCCACCTCCCTCGCCTCCGTCTCAGGCTTCAGCCTGCTC ACCGGCATGGCAAGCGCACTGGAAACGCTCTGCGGCCAGGCCTACGGCGCAAGGCAGTACCACACTCTGGGGCTCCACATGTACACAGCCATCGTCACTCTGCTGGTGGCGTGCGTCCCGCTGTCGCTCCTGTGGGCGTTCATGGGCAATCTCCTGGTGCTGATCGGGCAGGACCCCCTGATCGCGCACGGCGCCGGGAGGTACATCGTGTGGCTCATCCCGGGGCTCTTCGCCAACGCGGTGATCCAGCCCATCACCAAGTTCCTGCAGTCGCAGAGCCTCATCATGCCGCTGCTCCTGTCGTCCGTGGCCACGCTGGCGCTCCACGTCCCCCTGTGCTGGGTCATGGTGTTCAGGACCGGGATGGGGTACACCGGCGCCGCCCTGGCCATCAGCGTCTCATACTGGCTGAACGTGGCCATGCTCGTGGCGCACATTGTGATGTCGAGCTCCTGCAAGGAGACGCGCACGCCGCCGACCATCAAGGCCTTCAGGGGGGTGGGTGTGTTCCTGCGCCTAGCTCTGCCCTCTGCGCTCATGATATG TCTTGAGTGGTGGTCGTTTGAGCTGCTTATTCTCATGTCGGGGCTTCTGCCCAACCCCGAGCTTCAAACCTCGGTGCTCTCAAT CTGCCTCACGAGCGTCACATTGCTCTTTACTATACCTTCTGGACTTGGAGCTGCTGGAAG CACGCGAGTAGCTAACGAATTGGGTGCTGGGAACCCGGAAGGAGCTCGATCGGCGGTCCGGGTCGTGATGTCGGTCGCGGTGACAGAGGCGGTGGTCGTCAGTGGAACTCTTTTGCTGTCACGGCGCCTCCTGGGCCGTGCTTACAGCAGCGAGGAGGAGGTGGCATCTGCCGTCGCCGTGATGGTTCCTCTCGTCTGCATCACCGTGGTCACCGATGGCCTGCAAGGGGTTCTCTCAG GCGTCGCTCGAGGATGCGGATGGCAGCACGTGGGCGCGTACGTCAACCTCGGCTCCTTCTACTTGCTCGGAATCCCCATGGCGATGCTCCTCGGTTTTGTGCTCAAGATGGGGGAAAAGGGGCTTTGGATGGGTGTCGTCTGTGGATCCATCTCGCAGACCACGCTTCTCTCCGCCATCACGTTTTTCACCGACTGGCAGAAGATG GCTGACAAAGCTAGGGAGAGATCGCTCAGTGAGAAGGCAACGGAGTCCGAGTCGAGATCTCTGCTGGAATAG
- the LOC120975780 gene encoding uncharacterized protein, with protein MDGLEFFFEEAESGLVPRVDAGDVLGGGIDVVESVVASINEARGQSSYLISSEPMDGGSGKEQFRGVDGMVPHTTTVAMGSLVTQTIWPLRIRPLHLWERRGMPRVPSSTTQRGPVGLDGNDPAWSAGGPSQTRAEALDKGCKGYTPSRVSALP; from the exons ATGGATGGCCTCGAGTTCTTCTTTGAGGAAGCAGAATCAGG ATTGGTTCCTAGGGTGGATGCGGGCGATGTTCTGGGTGGCGGAATCGACGTTGTGGAGTCTGTGGTTGCTTCCATCAATGAAGCTCGCGGGCAATCCTCTTATCTGATCTCTTCTGAACCCATGGATGGCGGGAGCGGCAAGGAGCAGTTCCGAGGGGTTGACGGAATGGTGCCTCATACCACAACGGTGGCAATGGGGTCGTTGGTGACTCAAACGATATGGCCGCTCAGAATACGACCACTGCATCTATGGGAGAGGAGGGGGATGCCGAGGGTGCCGTCGTCGACAACTCAAAGGGGTCCTGTTGGACTCGACG GTAATGATCCAGCTTGGTCTGCAGGAGGTCCCAGCCAGACACGTGCTGAAGCGTTGGACAAGGGGTGCAAGGGATATACTCCCTCTAGAGTTTCTGCGTTACCATAA